Proteins co-encoded in one Oncorhynchus keta strain PuntledgeMale-10-30-2019 chromosome 36, Oket_V2, whole genome shotgun sequence genomic window:
- the LOC118374795 gene encoding sodium/calcium exchanger 1-like codes for MGHFQLSPMLSLGLRLVVVVAIMFLKFQHVTAMSSDVDLDQFVSPTASGNITVCTTAGTACEKGVILPIWEPQNPSFGDKVARATVYFVALVYMFLGVSIIADRFMASIEVITSQEKEITIKRPNGETTTTTVRIWNETVSNLTLMALGSSAPEILLSVIEVCGHGFDAGTLGPSTIVGSAAFNMFVIIGICVWVVPDGEVRKVKHLRVFFVTATWSIFAYIWLYLILAVISPGIVQVWEGLLTLFFFPICVLFAWVADRRLLFYKYVYKRYRTGKQRGMIIETEGDRPLPSKVDIEMDGKMLNSHAVDFLDGPLGLDLNVKDLDEEETRRDMAKILKELKQKHPDKEMEQLIELANYQVLSSQQKSRAFYRCQATRLMTGAGNILKKHAADQARKAVSLHEVRSDVADNDPISKIYFDPGSYQCLENCGTVAVNVLRRGGDLTKTVSVEFRTEDGSANAGSDYEFTEGVVVFKPGETQKEIRVGIIDDDIFEEDENFLIHLSNVKVLLAEGEEVENPETNHVEAVACLGLPATATVTIFDDDHAGIFTFEEPVAHVSESVGTMEVKVLRTSGARGVVMVPYKTVEGTARGGGEDFEDTHGVLEFQNDEIL; via the coding sequence ATGGGACACTTTCAGCTCTCCCCCATGCTCTCCCTTGGCCTTCGGCTTGTGGTTGTCGTAGCAATCATGTTTCTCAAATTCCAACATGTGACGGCTATGTCCTCGGACGTGGACTTGGATCAGTTTGTGTCTCCAACTGCCAGCGGCAACATTACTGTGTGCACCACAGCAGGCACAGCATGCGAAAAAGGGGTGATTCTGCCTATCTGGGAACCTCAGAATCCCTCGTTCGGGGACAAAGTGGCACGGGCGACAGTCTATTTTGTGGCCCTGGTGTACATGTTCCTTGGAGTGTCCATCATCGCTGACCGTTTCATGGCGTCCATCGAGGTCATCACCTCTCAGGAGAAAGAGATCACCATCAAGAGACCCAACGGagagaccaccaccaccaccgtgcgGATCTGGAATGAGACAGTGTCCAATCTCACGCTCATGGCCCTGGGTTCAAGTGCCCCTGAGATCCTACTGTCCGTCATTGAGGTTTGCGGCCACGGTTTTGATGCAGGAACCTTGGGTCCAAGCACCATCGTGGGCAGCGCCGCCTTCAACATGTTTGTCATCATTGGCATCTGTGTGTGGGTGGTGCCCGATGGGGAGGTCCGTAAGGTCAAGCACCTGCGCGTCTTCTTCGTCACAGCCACCTGGAGCATCTTCGCCTACATCTGGCTCTACCTGATCCTGGCTGTCATCTCCCCCGGCATAGTGCAGGTATGGGAGGGCCTGCTCACCCTCTTCTTCTTCCCCATCTGCGTGTTGTTCGCCTGGGTCGCTGACCGACGCCTCCTCTTCTACAAGTACGTCTACAAGCGCTACCGTACCGGCAAGCAGCGGGGCATGATAATTGAAACCGAGGGTGACCGCCCGCTCCCGTCCAAAGTCGACATTGAGATGGACGGAAAGATGCTCAACTCTCACGCGGTAGACTTCCTGGACGGGCCTCTGGGGCTGGACCTGAACGTGAAGGACCTGGATGAGGAGGAGACCCGGCGCGACATGGCCAAGATCCTCAAGGAGCTGAAGCAGAAGCACCCAGATAAGGAGATGGAGCAGCTGATTGAACTGGCCAACTACCAGGTGTTGAGTTCGCAGCAGAAGAGCAGGGCCTTCTACCGCTGCCAGGCCACCAGGCTCATGACCGGCGCTGGGAACATCCTGAAGAAGCATGCGGCCGACCAGGCCCGCAAGGCCGTCAGCTTGCACGAGGTTCGCTCTGATGTGGCAGATAACGACCCCATTTCCAAGATATACTTTGACCCCGGCTCCTACCAGTGCCTGGAGAACTGCGGCACAGTGGCAGTTAACGTGCTGCGGCGAGGCGGTGACCTGACCAAGACAGTGTCGGTGGAGTTCCGTACGGAGGATGGATCAGCCAACGCGGGCTCGGACTACGAGTTCACCGAGGGGGTGGTGGTGTTCAAGCCCGGCGAGACCCAGAAGGAGATCCGTGTGGGCATCATTGATGATGACATCTTTGAGGAGGATGAGAACTTCCTGATCCACCTGAGCAACGTCAAAGTGCTGctggcagagggagaggaggtagagaacccAGAGACCAACCACGTGGAGGCGGTGGCCTGTCTTGGCCTGCCTGCCACGGCAACCGTGACCATCTTTGACGACGACCACGCTGGCATCTTCACGTTCGAGGAGCCGGTGGCACACGTGAGTGAGAGTGTGGGCACCATGGAGGTGAAGGTGCTGCGTACGTCAGGGGCACGTGGGGTTGTCATGGTGCCCTACAAGACTGTGGAGGGCACGGcacgtggaggaggagaggatttcGAAGATACCCACGGGGTCCTGGAGTTCCAGAACGATGAAATCTTGTAA